A genomic segment from Rhinatrema bivittatum chromosome 19, aRhiBiv1.1, whole genome shotgun sequence encodes:
- the LOC115080500 gene encoding major histocompatibility complex class I-related gene protein-like, with translation MHLLPLPLLLGSLCAQGVLSGSHSLQYFYSEVTEPGPGSPEFYVVGYVDDRVITWYDSVSQDFQPRAQWMAENEGPQYWEEETLKQKGWQQSFKVNMKNLMNRYNQSGGVHTWQMMCGCELGSDGSTRGFFQFAYDGHDFIRLDKDRVIWVAEMQGAEIMERKWNADRSIAEQQKAYLEQICIEWLQKYVRYGAQELDRKERPQVKLWDKKSEGGLTTLHCLVTGLYPREIEVKWVRNGQVTMQGTVTTGILPNHDGTYQIQVSVDIDPQEEATYDCHVDHSSLLEPLRVLWEPKASPPVGIIIGVIVAVLLVMAGVLGVVTWKKKQKASDRKDESFSSSGDSSMSI, from the exons ATGCATCTGCTGCCACTGCCGCTGCTTCTGGGCAGCCTATGTGCTCAGGGAGTTTTGTCTG GGTCTCACTCTCTACAATATTTCTACTCGGAGGTGACGGAGCCTGGTCCCGGATCTCCAGAGTTCTATGTGGTCGGGTACGTGGATGACAGAGTGATCACTTGGTACGACAGCGTGAGCCAGGACTTCCAACCCCGAGCCCAGTGGATGGCAGAGAATGAGGGTCCGCAGTACTGGGAGGAAGAGACTCTGAAGCAGAAAGGCTGGCAGCAGTCCTTCAAAGTGAACATGAAGAATCTGATGAATCGCTATAACCAGAGCGGGG gtGTGCACACATGGCAGATGATGTGTGGCTGTGAGCTGGGGTCAGACGGCAGCACTCGGGGTTTTTTTCAGTTCGCGTACGACGGACACGACTTCATCAGGCTGGATAAGGACAGAGTGATCTGGGTAGCGGAGATGCAGGGAGCGGAGATCATGGAGCGGAAGTGGAACGCGGACAGGAGCATCGCTGAGCAGCAGAAGGCTTACCTGGAGCAGATATGCATCGAGTGGTTACAGAAGTACGTCCGGTACGGAGCGCAGGAGCTGGACAGGAAAG AGCGTCCCCAAGTGAAGCTCTGGGATAAGAAGTCTGAGGGGGGTCTGACCACCCTTCACTGCCTGGTCACCGGGCTATACCCTCGCGAGATTGAGGTGAAATGGGTGAGGAACGGGCAGGTCACCATGCAAGGAACAGTGACCACAGGTATTCTCCCCAACCATGATGGCACCTACCAGATCCAAGTGTCCGTTGACATCGATCCCCAGGAGGAGGCCACGTATGACTGCCACGTGGACCACAGCAGCCTGCTGGAGCCACTCCGTGTCCTCTGGG AGCCAAAAGCTTCGCCACCAGTTGGCATCATCATAGGAGTGATTGTTGCAGTGCTGCTGGTGATGGCTGGGGTGCTTGGAGTTGTCACttggaaaaagaaacagaaag CATCCGATCGAAAGGACGAATCTTTCAGCTCATCTGGAGACAGTTCCATGT